In Trichoderma asperellum chromosome 1, complete sequence, a single window of DNA contains:
- a CDS encoding uncharacterized protein (EggNog:ENOG41~antiSMASH:Cluster_1.7) produces the protein MPAFESSDLAAGKRLIWESGVKNLSHSHIDLFGDYWERFNTMRVPILGEDRFLEIALELEHVAKDEEDLERLLTERKEQWEKEAKEWLGGVALKSWTGGESFQCEDASDAAYRASMTGSLQHFLELLNGVVHGWEPDEVQDEALNNTDIINPNSNAQNTSAEPDDESESNNDTGAQFKLGFEHYMREKLASKNPVYKPTYDGNVHKAPFFKSDQVLLIKQRFGKLKGKRFHGRDGETPPSESPRDTNTSNPNNPSRPKRKPRFDDEHSVATTEDTSQNALNRAIDHVTDTRSARKRHRSDNDDEIDDGERKRQRKASPELPASISQEADEREARKTPGRMNKRIRQRRPVMRTPASSAPSTSFPTATDVATNPSEAFTASTPQTNPSTPRRVTRQKQNVPKKESISSQKTNRVQKHTKQSSTSHNLNSSPLSSSSRATRTSRRNTSSSLWELNSSGKPSQQ, from the coding sequence ATGCCAGCCTTTGAATCCTCCGATCTGGCTGCTGGAAAGAGACTCATATGGGAGAGTGGAGTTAAGAACTTGTCGCATTCCCATATAGATCTTTTTGGCGATTATTGGGAGCGTTTCAATACTATGCGCGTCCCAATTCTCGGCGAAGACCGATTCCTCGAGATTGCGCTAGAGCTGGAACATGTTgcaaaagacgaagaagatctcGAGAGGCTTCTTACagagagaaaggagcagTGGGAGAAAGAAGCGAAAGAATGGCTCGGCGGTGTTGCACTCAAATCTTGGACTGGCGGCGAAAGCTTTCAGTGCGAGGATGCTAGCGATGCTGCATATAGAGCGAGCATGACTGGTAGTCTACAACATTTCCTAGAGCTTCTGAATGGAGTTGTCCATGGCTGGGAACCTGATGAGGTGCAAGATGAGGCACTAAATAATACCGATATTATTAACCCTAATTCCAACGCCCAGAATACATCAGCCGAGCCTGATGATGAATCCGAATCCAACAACGATACCGGGGCGCAGTTTAAGCTCGGTTTTGAACATTATATGCGGGAAAAACTTGCTTCCAAGAACCCTGTCTATAAACCTACATATGATGGCAATGTCCACAAGGCTCCGTTCTTTAAGAGCGACCAGGTATTGCTAATTAAGCAGCGCTTCGGGAAACTAAAAGGGAAGAGGTTTCATGGTAGAGATGGGGAGACGCCGCCATCTGAATCCCCCAGAGATACAAACACAAGCAATCCCAATAATCCATCTCGTCCAAAGAGAAAACCGAGATTTGATGACGAACACTCTGTAGCCACAACGGAGGATACGTCCCAGAACGCTTTAAACAGGGCAATTGACCATGTCACAGATACACGCTCAGCTAGAAAGAGACACAGGTCAGATAATGATGACGagattgatgatggagagcGGAAGCGTCAGAGGAAGGCATCTCCAGAACTCCCTGCCTCCATATCACAAGAAGCAGATGAACGCGAAGCCAGAAAGACACCCGGAAGAATGAACAAGCGCATAAGACAAAGGCGTCCGGTCATGCGAActccagcatcttcagcacCTTCAACATCTTTCCCGACAGCTACAGATGTTGCGACGAATCCTTCAGAAGCTTTTACAGCTTCCACTCCACAAACTAATCCCTCAACTCCCAGACGGGTTAcaaggcaaaagcaaaatgtACCTAAAAAGGAATCTATATCTAGCCAGAAAACTAATCGTGTGCAAAAACATACTAAGCAGAGTTCTACCTCGCATAACTTAAATTCCTCGCCCCTATCTTCAAGTTCGAGAGCTACAAGGACTTCAAGAAGAAATACTTCATCTTCGCTTTGGGAGCTCAATTCTTCAGGCAAGCCCTCGCAGCAataa
- a CDS encoding uncharacterized protein (EggNog:ENOG41~CAZy:GH55~SECRETED:SignalP(1-24)) encodes MVVLQLVALLAPLSYLFLPQVTEAQYLQDYLPDTTNPGNYLYKSVPQIAPWRVINIEPYTIYLVYNCYYMREICKNAELFGGTARGQNLHPQSGLPNDVYGYDLDTGEAPTGEPKTHQESRRTASCPDSWKNTHTCPEADGTQRRPMRHDGEWFTTALEPGTTVNNLMNLRVNNQVVRYSNIRYTCDEFPPATWVEGGNGWGAGTPSNTRCAALACSNFNEPVVKAEQNWQGLSHGVLRLELQSAAQNQPGYSPSRSIILFRFRADNDGPDGIAARVYVMEDIGNADQLVADRYTTQAKRQIRVNSTMTGPGLTVEELKAQVRAGLGYETLVHENLTVSKPDLVGRSMPLLDIPGMPGMNRPSNWDLEVKMEQQEASSRINATLPRSLPENLKPVPQRIPSHKVTPLIKRATAAELRSARSIVTKALAESQKLNKARVANPLRNKYSLRPGTKIAGGTAPGDSRIQSINKDVPPLLVITEEIAAAAALVAEAEMKGKLRNVTRRAAAAGSGTFWMQDIARKGTVPWGDDPDYVIFRNVLDYGAVGDGVTDDTKAINKAMGTNSTRCGKGCNGSTTKNAIVYFPPGTYLVSSTLAMPFGTQVIGDANNRPTLVAAPSFVGLGVLSTDEYTGTGGTGIDGGDPEYYVNTANFYRQIRNIIIDVRQVTAGATITCIHYQVAQATSTQNVELIAKSGTEQMGMFAENGSGGGISDITFTGGGIGLKGGNQQFTAQRLNFNGCDIGVQVIWDWGWVWKSVTMKNVGTGFQLVGDNGVGNIGSVSILDSSFTSVNKAIVVNPITSTPGKGSTGVSLENVALSGVGVAVADTSGATLLASSGLIDQWVVGPVYEGAVTARSFSKGGKIGNYRRHSTLLDGQGNYFERARPQYEDQAVSAFVHTKDLGCAGDGSTDDTAAFQAALYASLGKILFVDAGTYILTSTITIPSGAKIVGETWSQLAATGSYFSDASNPKVFIKVGTDGEVGNVEMQDLLFTTRGPTAGAILVEWNLQAESQGAAGLWDCHARVGGATGTELTPAECPPATSGIDPGCSAASLMMHLTKSASGYFENMWLWGADHMIDDPDLKDANNTMVQTSIYIARGFLIESTNPTWLYGTASEHSVFYQYNFHSASNIYAGMLQTESPYYQPTPPPPAPFANVVGKFPGDPDYTCAAGDEFSGCDESWSTIITGSENIFIAAAGIYSWFSTYAQTCIDTQQCQKALMLLKNNFANIRITNLVTIGSKYMAVMDGKGIAAADNLNVDVHPDWSQISLLDVGSNGTTNFDEYLWIDPAIWDMDQPQFTCSPPCNVKIPPWTGATSTVDYPLITVSQGSWTSTITQPPLTITEWVFEAATLTQDAAAKMKRAAETLWPVPATTPFWPAVVYNGGIDGKQTTTSATEPFPKPPKSIGPGAPAPPSGSWPKRGIQPIFGLPEGPLGLECSFLNFVDPDCVTQPWFYGNFTAPGGDGGDIENLWDQRTRCPATTSTKSSTSSKPSPTRPAPSHYDQGDPRTNSVKCYNSGETTEDIRMQNAAKSFCGDISNDILGPGYFASKKFPFPYNGGIGIVDITISLQIKPRCSFDTISALSRRDLQGRDNPNFDMTLCEKYLSVPADSCNCAGVNGKQGGIVENNCYIWRIDPNRDL; translated from the exons ATGGTAGTCCTACAGCTTGTTGCGCTTCTGGCGCCGTTGTCCTATCTCTTCTTACCTCAAGTCACAGAGGCTCAATACTTACAGGACTACTTGCCTGATACTACCAATCCCGGTAACTACCTATA CAAGTCTGTTCCACAGATTGCGCCATGGCGCGTTATCAACATCGAACCTTATACCATCTACCTGGTCTACAACTGTTACTACATGAGAGAAATCTGCAAGAATGCCGAGCTCTTCGGCGGAACCGCACGAGGGCAGAATCTGCATCCCCAAAGCGGTCTCCCCAATGATGTATATGGCTATGATCTAGACACAGGCGAGGCTCCCACTGGCGAGCCAAAGACTCATCAAGAGTCTCGTCGTACCGCATCTTGCCCGGACAGCTGGAAGAATACCCACACCTGTCCAGAAGCAGACGGGACTCAGAGGAGACCCATGCGACATGACGGCGAGTGGTTTACAACAGCACTTGAACCGGGAACAACTGTCAATAACCTAATGAACCTGCGCGTCAATAACCAGGTTGTCAGATACTCCAATATCCGGTACACGTGCGATGAGTTCCCACCGGCCACCTG GGTTGAAGGTGGAAATGGCTGGGGTGCAGGTACCCCTTCCAACACGCGCTGTGCCGCACTCGCCTGCTCAAACTTCAACGAGCCTGTTGTTAAGGCGGAACAAAACT GGCAGGGGCTCTCCCATGGCGTGTTACGCTTAGAGCTCCAAAGCGCAGCGCAGAACCAGCCTGGCTATAGTCCATCCAGGTCCATCATTCTCTTCAGGTTTCGCGCCGATAATGACGGCCCGGACGGCATCGCTGCCCGCGTATATGTCATGGAGGATATTGGCAATGCGGATCAATTGGTGGCTGACCGCTATACGACGCAAGCAAAACGCCAAATTCGCGTAAACTCTACCATGACTGGCCCAGGCTTGACGGTGGAAGAGCTCAAAGCCCAGGTAAGGGCAGGTTTGGGCTACGAAACCTTGGTGCACGAGAACTTGACT GTCAGCAAACCAGATCTGGTTGGTCGATCAATGCCCCTGCTTGACATCCCCGGCATGCCTGGCATGAATCGACCGTCCAATTGGGACCTAGAGGTCAAGATGGAACAACAAGAGGCGAGCTCTCGTATCAACGCAACGCTTCCCAGGAGCCTGCCAGAGAACCTGAAGCCCGTGCCCCAAAGGATCCCATCCCATAAAGTCACGCCGCTGATCAAGAGAGCCACGGCGGCAGAGCTGAGATCCGCCCGCAGCATCGTGACAAAGGCCCTTGCCGAGTCGCAGAAGCTCAACAAGGCGCGCGTGGCGAATCCGCTCCGCAACAAGTACAGCTTGAGGCCCGGGACAAAGATTGCGGGAGGCACGGCTCCGGGCGACAGCAGGATCCAGTCCATCAACAAGGATGTCCCGCCGCTTCTGGTCATCACAGAGGAGATtgccgcggcggcggctctgGTGGCTGAGGCAGAGATGAAGGGCAAGTTACGGAACGTTACGAGgcgcgctgcagcagctggctcGGGAACATTTTGGATGCAAGA TATTGCCCGTAAAGGCACAGTTCCTTGGGGAGACGATCCCGACTAT GTCATCTTCAGAAACGTGCTCGACTATGGAGCGGTGGGCGACGGTGTCACG GACGATACAAAGGCCATCAACAAGGCCATGGGGACAAACAGCACTCGATGTGGCAAGGGCTGCAACGGGTCAACCACCAAGAACGCAATTGTCTACTTCCCGCCCGGAACCTATCTGGTATCCTCTACCCTTGCCATGCCCTTTGGCACGCAGGTCATTGGTGACGCCAACAACCGGCCGACTCTTGTGGCTGCTCCAAGCTTTGTTGGTCTCGGTGTGCTGTCCACAGATGAGTATACAGGTACAGGAGGCACTGGTATTGACGGCGGAGACCCTGA GTACTACGTCAACACCGCCAACTTCTACCGTCAGATCCGAAACATCATTATAGACGTTCGACAGGTCACCGCCGGAGCCACCATCACATGCATCCACTATCAAGTTGCTCAAGCCACGAGCACCCAAAACGTCGAGCTGATAGCTAAGTCTGGCACGGAGCAAATGGGTATGTTCGCCGAGaatggcagcggcggagGCATCTCCGACATCACATTcaccggcggcggcattgGTCTCAAGGGGGGCAATCAGCAGTTCACGGCGCAGCGCCTCAACTTTAACGGCTGCGATATTGGAGTCCAAGTCATTTGGGACTGGGGCTGGGTATGGAAGTCTGTTACTATGAAGAATGTGGGCACTGGGTTTCAGCTTGTCGGTGATAATGGTGTTGGAAATA TCGGTTCCGTCTCCATCTTGGACTCGTCCTTTACAAGCGTCAATAAAGCAATCGTTGTCAACCCCATCACATCGACTCCTGGAAAGGGCAGCACGGGAGTGTCTCTCGAGAACGTTGCCCTCTCAGGAGTTGGCGTGGCTGTCGCCGATACATCTGGCGCAACTCTTTTAGCTTCATCGGGCCTCATTGACCAGTGGGTCGTCGGCCCAGTCTACGAAGGCGCAGTGACTGCTCGCTCCTTTTCCAAGGGCGGCAAGATTGGAAACTACCGCAGGCACTCGACTCTCTTGGATGGCCAGGGCAACTACTTTGAGCGTGCAAGGCCTCAGTACGAAGATCAGGCGGTTTCGGCGTTTGTGCATACCAAGGACCTCGGCTGTGCAGGAGACGGTTCGACCGACGACACGGCAGCTTTCCAGGCGGCACTGTACGCCAGCCTGGGCAAGATTCTCTTTGTTGACGCCGGAACGTATATCCTCACGTCGACAATCACCATTCCTTCCGGTGCCAAGATTGTGGGTGAGACTTGGTCGCAACTGGCTGCAACGGGCTCCTATTTCTCGGATGCTAG CAACCCCAAAGTCTTCATCAAAGTCGGAACGGACGGCGAAGTTGGCAATGTAGAGATGCAAGACCTTCTGTTCACGACCCGGGGCCCAACGGCCGGTGCCATTCTCGTCGAATGGAATCTCCAGGCTGAGTCTCAAGGCGCCGCCGGGCTTTGGGATTGCCATGCACGAGTAGGAGGTGCCACAGGGACGGAGTTGACACCTGCAGAGTGTCCTCCCGCCACGAGTGGCATCGACCCGGGATGCTCTGCTGCCAGTCTGATGATGCACCTGACGAAATCCGCGTCTGGCTACTTTGAGAACATGTGGCTCTGGGGAGCCGACCATATGATTGA CGACCCTGATCTAAAAGATGCAAACAATACCATGGTCCAAACCTCCATCTACATTGCTCGTGGCTTCTTGATTGAAAGCACAAATCCCACCTG GCTTTACGGCACTGCCTCGGAGCACTCCGTCTTCTATCAGTACAACTTCCACTCGGCATCAAACATATACGCCGGCATGCTACAGACCGAATCGCCCTACTACCAACCAACGCCCCCGCCACCAGCTCCGTTTGCTAACGTTGTTGGTAAATTTCCCGGGGATCCCGATTATACGTGTGCTGCTGGAGACGAGTTCAGCGGCTGTGACGAATCCTGGTCTACTATCATCACAGGCTCTGAGAACATATTCATCGCGGCCGCAGGCATTTACTCG TGGTTCTCGACCTATGCCCAGACCTGCATCGATACGCAGCAGTGTCAGAAAGCCCTCATGCTTCTCAAAAACAACTTTGCCAACATTCGCATCACGAATCTCGTGACAATCGGCTCCAAGTACATGGCTGTCATGGACGGCAAAGGCATCGCGGCCGCGGACAACCTCAATGTCGACGTCCACCCGGACTGGTCTCAGATCAGCCTTCTCGACGTGGGCAGCAACGGCACCACCAACTTTGACGAGTACCTCTGGATCGACCCTGCGATTTGGGACATGGATCAGCCTCAGTTCACCTGCTCTCCGCCTTGCAATGTCAAGATACCGCCGTGGACCGGCGCAACCAGCACCGTCGACTACCCTCTCATCACCGTCAGCCAAGGATCCTGGACGAGCACAATCACGCAGCCGCCGCTGACCATCACGGAGTGGGTGTTTGAGGCGGCAACGTTGACCCAggacgccgccgccaagatgAAACGCGCAGCAGAGACTCTGTGGCCCGTCCCAGCAACGACGCCGTTCTGGCCTGCTGTTGTTTATAATGGCGGCATTGATGGGAAACAGACGACGACGTCCGCCACAGAGCCTTTCCCCAAGCCTCCCAAGTCCATCGGTCCCGGTGCCCCTGCGCCGCCGTCCGGAAGCTGGCCCAAACGCGGCATCCAGCCTATATTCGGCCTTCCCGAAGGTCCGCTGGGGTTGGAATGCTCCTTTCTCAACTTCGTGGACCCTGACTGCGTCACACAGCCGTGGTTCTATGGCAATTTCACTGCTCCTGGAGGCGACGGTGGCGATATTGAAAACCTCTGGGACCAGAGGACGAGATGCcctgccaccaccagcacaAAGTCTTCCACCAGCTCCAAACCATCACCCACTCGACCCGCGCCATCGCATTACGACCAGGGCGACCCGCGGACCAACTCTGTCAAGTGCTACAACAGCGGCGAGACCACCGAGGACATACGGATGCAGAACGCGGCAAAGAGCTTCTGCGGCGACATCTCCAACGACATTCTGGGCCCCGGTTACTTTGCGTCCAAGAAATTTCCGTTCCCGTACAACGGAGGCATTGGCATAGTCGATATCACGATATCGCTGCAGATCAAGCCGCGGTGCAGCTTTGACACCATCAGCGCGTTGAGTCGGAGAGACCTGCAGGGGAGAGACAATCCCAACTTTGACATGACCTTGTGTGAGAAGTACCTGTCTGTGCCTGCGGACAGCTGTAACTGCGCGGGGGTTAATGGGAAGCAGGGGGGTATCGTGGAGAATAACTGCTATATATGGAGGATTGATCCTAATCGTGATTTATAG
- a CDS encoding uncharacterized protein (EggNog:ENOG41~SECRETED:SignalP(1-28)) — MKSPQRTSWSRHLASWAIALCLTATVRASNQCAPSIWQPGQFEDGLFVAAAIPTPTSSFSSGASTAASSSVGTTSSPVPVVISPVVSGGNITTGTVNCRYAGTTEGMDINYYTCSALAAQYGISVETFFMLNPDVNPDCGNIKADTDYCVAGFVEPARATAGLCGPPNGNATCLGTEFQCCNANTFKCGNSTEDCADGTCYEGACAGDSVFTTTGECGHQHGYKQCAGVWGDCCNADGKCGTGESFCGYGVCQLGNCTVPSQPTGPPSWLNGNTTDGTCGGTNHYTCSVVYGNCCNKDGICGSLASDCGEGCQPQFGNCTTPNTGSSSTSSSSKASSSKTSSSSKVSSSSTKVTTSGHTTTVSSKSSTPSSKPASTHATTTTSAKPPNTSIPGEAALPSCGQLCFNNMLAQYSSLGCNALDAYCLCNNVDFSNGLRDCSNGACGTAVASTVIAFGSAYCSTAFATHKPTTTGEAALPSCGQTCFNNMLAQYSQLGCPSPQDSYCLCNNVDFSNGLRDCSNGACGTAVASTVIAFGSAYCSTASATHTAAVTGVGSLPACGQTCFNNMLAQYSQLGCASPDPKCLCKNVNFGYGLRDCSNGACGTAVASTVIAFGSSYCASATASP, encoded by the exons ATGAAGTCGCCTCAGAGAACATCTTGGTCGAGGCACCTTGCCTCATGGGCCATTGCCCTCTGTCTGACAGCCACTGTTCGAGCCTCAAACCAATGTGCGCCGTCGATATGGCAGCCGGGGCAATTTGAAGATGGGCTGTTTGTAGCTGCCGCCATTCCCACTCCCACTTCTTCGTTCTCGTCCGGCGCAAGTACGGCCGCCTCCAGCTCTGTGGGCACCACGTCTTCCCCCGTGCCGGTGGTGATAAGTCCTGTAGTCTCCGGCGGGAACATCACTACGGGCACGGTGAACTGCCGGTACGCGGGCACCACGGAAGGCATGGACATTAACTACTACACCTGCAGCGCGTTGGCAGCCCAGTACGGAATCAGCGTCGAGACGTTCTTCATGCTGAATCCCGATGTGAATCCTGACTGTGGGAATATTAAAGCTGACACGGATTATTGTGTGGCTGGTT TCGTTGAGCCGGCAAGAGCTACAGCCGGACTCTGTGGCCCTCCGAATGGCAACGCGACTTGTCTTGGAACAGAATTCCAGTGCTGCAATGCAAACACGTTCAAATGCGGCAACTCTAC AGAAGACTGCGCAGACGGAACTTGCTACGAAGGCGCTTGCGCAGGAGACTCCgtcttcaccaccaccggcGAGTGCGGCCACCAGCACGGCTACAAGCAGTGCGCCGGAGTCTGGGGCGACTGCTGTAACGCGGACGGGAAGTGCGGCACCGGCGAGTCCTTTTGCGGATACGGCGTGTGCCAGCTTGGGAACTGCACGGTTCCGAGCCAGCCCACGGGCCCGCCTTCGTGGTTGAACGGCAACACGACGGACGGAACCTGCGGCGGAACAAACCACTACACCTGCAGCGTAGTCTATGGGAACTGCTGCAACAAGGATGGCATATGCGGCTCATTGGCTTCAGATTGTGGGGAGGGATG CCAACCTCAGTTTGGAAATTGTACCACTCCGAACACGGGCTCTTCATCTACGAGCTCTTCATCCAAGGCGTCCTCATCCAAgacctcctcctcatccaaggtctcctcctcatccaccaAAGTGACAACGAGCGGACACACGACCACAGTCAGCTCAAAATCATCAACTCCCTCTTCCAAACCGGCAAGTACCCATGCAACTACCACCACGTCGGCGAAGCCCCCCAACACCTCCATCCCTGGCGAAGCTGCTTTGCCTTCGTGCGGCCAGCTTTGCTTCAACAACATGCTCGCTCAGTACTCTTCTCTCGGATGTAACGCACTAGACGCCTACTGCCTATGCAACAACGTCGACTTTAGCAATGGCCTTCGTGACTGTTCAAACGGTGCCTGCGGAACAGCTGTTGCTTCGACAGTTATTGCCTTTGGGAGTGCGTATTGCTCTACTGCATTTGCTACTCATAAACCAACAACCACTGGCGAAGCTGCTTTGCCTTCCTGTGGTCAGACGTGTTTTAACAACATGCTGGCTCAGTACTCGCAGCTGGGCTGCCCCAGTCCTCAGGATTCTTACTGCCTATGCAACAATGTCGACTTTAGCAACGGCCTCCGCGACTGTTCAAATGGCGCTTGCGGAACAGCCGTTGCTTCAACAGTGATTGCCTTTGGGAGTGCATACTGCTCTACCGCATCAGCGACTCACACAGCCGCTGTCACCGGCGTTGGCTCCCTGCCCGCCTGTGGTCAGACCTGCTTTAACAACATGCTGGCTCAGTACTCGCAACTTGGTTGCGCGAGCCCGGATCCCAAGTGCCTTTGCAAGAATGTCAACTTTGGATACGGGCTGAGGGACTGCTCAAACGGAGCATGTGGCACCGCTGTTGCTTCAACAGTGATTGCGTTTGGAAGCTCGTATTGTGCGTCTGCGACAGCGTCCCCTTAA
- a CDS encoding uncharacterized protein (EggNog:ENOG41), whose translation MAAAQSSQLDEPPYPSFEELRSNEERVLFSPAAKRLYWPLEGVFPSAISVMRTARSVSELDPLFRPDTSGSGSGTWHEIASLPLTDPKVSSVEASLRDLDQWESDWLAWHRDHTGPEFNAEYVTYGDLSDEDRPYASEPNEDGSWEEDSDTEFLIRCCGDDRPLRKRGLKIKVTPSAGNDFVTVRDYVSAVHPWLMGLRGDILRAKTVARPGAYVESVVNTEWMVSNLTAPQHEIMTKEFWIEMHRPPRPMDAATSRFLQRIGARTAP comes from the exons ATGGCAGCTGCGCAGTCGAGCCAACTGGACGAACCTCCATACCCCTCATTTGAGGAGCTTCGGAGCAATGAGGAGCgcgttcttttctctcccgcCGCCAAGCGTCTCTACTGGCCTCTAGAAGGCGTCTTCCCTTCGGCAATATCCGTCATGAGGACTGCTCGCAGCGTGAGCGAGCTCGATCCCTTGTTTAGACCAGACACCAGCGGCAGCGGTAGTGGCACCTGGCATGAGATCGCATCGCTGCCTCTGACGGACCCAAAAGTCTCTTCTGTTGAGGCTTCACTGCGCGACCTTGACCAATGGGAGTCTGATTGGCTGGCATGGCATAGAGACCATACTGGACCTGAGTTTAACGCCGAGTATGTCACCTATGGAGATCTCAGCGATGAAGACCGGCCATACGCAAGTGAGCCCAATGAGGATGGCAGCTGGGAGGAGGACTCGGATACTGAGTTTCTCATCCGATGTTGCGGAGACGATAGACCGCTCAGGAAGAGAGGGCTGAAGATTAAAGTTACACCTTCCGCAGGCAACGACTTTGTCACTGTGCGTGATTATGTTAGTG CCGTGCATCCATGGCTCATGGGCTTACGTGGGGACATTCTACGAGCAAAGACTGTTGCACGTCCCGGGGCGTATGTTGAGTCAGTGGTCAACACCGAATGGATGGTTAGCAACCTGACAGCGCCGCAACACGAAATAATGACAAAGGAGTTTTGGATTGAGATGCATCGCCCGCCACGCCCTATGGATGCTGCAACCTCCAGGTTCCTGCAAAGAATAGGCGCAAGGACAGCCCCGTAA